The following proteins are encoded in a genomic region of Nicotiana sylvestris chromosome 4, ASM39365v2, whole genome shotgun sequence:
- the LOC104231721 gene encoding myb family transcription factor PHL8-like has product MGLQNVESEDMRLVLSRDAKPRLKWTPLLHQRFVDSVTQLGGADKATPKSLKSVMNIHGLTLYHLKSHLQKYRLAKSQLAQSDHKNRQENNLESAIAHNRPKEDENSRNYFGAALRQKQSRDIRDAAQIQMNDLQIARALKVQMEVQRKLHEQIEVQRHLQLRIEAQGKYLQLVLMKAQETVARYASSDELAKAELSQFVSMVNKCCPSSSMSAVTKIDGSISKDRDRRNSPSSSLSTLTKIDDSITKEVGTLMKRNSSILSLNPGDGSGSNAEAKISKKSRTNICNENWIEEPSGKIRDTQRTNEQFVETFDLNSQCINDFDTGPEVIDFIGRCF; this is encoded by the exons ATGGGTCTTCAAAATGTAGAAAGTGAAGATATGAGGTTGGTTTTGTCAAGAGATGCCAAACCTAGGCTGAAATGGACACCATTACTCCACCAACGATTCGTCGATTCAGTCACTCAGCTTGGAGGTGCAGACA AGGCCACACCAAAATCTTTGAAGAGTGTAATGAACATTCACGGGCTTACTTTGTATCACCTCAAGAGCCATTTgcag aaatatcgACTGGCGAAAAGTCAACTAGCCCAATCCGACCACAAAAACAGACAAGAGAACAACTTGGAGTCTGCAATAGCACATAACAGACCAAAAGAAGATGAAAATTCAAGGAATTACTTTGGTGCAGCGCTTAGACAAAAGCAGAGTAGGGATATTCGTGATGCAGCACAAATTCAGATGAATGA CTTGCAAATAGCTCGCGCTTTAAAAGTGCAAATGGAGGTGCAGAGGAAACTTCATGAACAAATTGAG GTACAAAGACATTTACAACTGAGAATTGAAGCTCAAGGAAAGTATTTGCAATTAGTTTTGATGAAAGCACAGGAAACAGTTGCAAGATATGCTTCTTCTGATGAACTTGCCAAAGCTGAACTCTCTCAATTCGTTTCGATGGTTAACAAATGTTGTCCAAGTTCTTCAATGTCAGCAGTAACTAAAATCGATGGCTCAATCTCAAAAGATAGAGACAGAAGAAATTCTCCAAGTTCTTCATTATCAACATTAACTAAAATTGATGATTCAATCACAAAAGAGGTAGGCACATTAATGAAGAGAAATTCCAGTATTCTGTCATTGAATCCAGGGGATGGGAGTGGCTCGAACGCTGAAGCAAAAATAAGCAAGAAGAGCAGAACCAATATTTGCAATGAGAATTGGATTGAAGAACCATCTGGGAAAATACGTGACACTCAGAGAACTAATGAGCAATTCGTCGAGACATTTGATTTGAATAGCCAGTGTATCAATGACTTTGATACTGGTCCAGAAGTAATAGACTTTATTGGCAGATGCTTCTAA